A genomic window from Streptomyces sp. MST-110588 includes:
- a CDS encoding DUF3152 domain-containing protein: MAQTAHGAQASHATHAPYGARQQPYPYDAPTGSAGGGRGVPAPRPAQETPWIPHPRDGHSPQPYGAGAPEGGRRGRPAPGRPGDGFDGFDGTGGFDRSGGFDRSGGFDTSDGRRRGRFPGQAAEPPVFGGARPHGGPAVDEDDVFAAGGRTRGASGDVRGGIEDEWGDTGTGDGIDGTGGADTTGDADAADDPYGIKKGGKGRTFTGVAAAAVTTVLAVIVAGQVADQKNAGKDVQAKSEGDRPADVDAASRSHPRPTPEAVPASYDAKMARSYPMDEKLTASGKFTPTGGDAKAPGRGKVMRYRVDIEEGLDLDGQLFADAVHKTLNDDRSWAHGGQRTFQRVGSGHADFVITLASPGTTAKWCAKSGLDITQDNVSCDSAATDRVMINAYRWAQGAKTYGPDKMHAYRQMLINHEVGHRLGHNHQGCSRKGELAPVMMQQTKFLTTDGATCRPNAWPYPTGR, from the coding sequence ATGGCACAGACAGCACACGGGGCGCAGGCATCGCATGCGACACACGCGCCCTATGGGGCACGTCAGCAGCCGTATCCGTACGACGCCCCCACAGGGTCGGCGGGCGGCGGCCGAGGTGTCCCGGCGCCGCGGCCCGCACAGGAAACGCCCTGGATCCCGCACCCCCGTGACGGCCACTCCCCGCAGCCGTACGGAGCCGGAGCACCCGAGGGCGGGCGACGCGGGCGGCCGGCACCGGGGCGTCCCGGTGACGGGTTCGACGGATTCGACGGGACCGGCGGGTTCGACAGGTCCGGTGGGTTCGACAGGTCCGGCGGGTTCGACACCTCCGACGGCCGTCGGCGCGGCCGGTTCCCCGGACAGGCCGCCGAGCCGCCGGTCTTCGGCGGCGCGCGTCCGCACGGCGGACCGGCCGTGGACGAGGACGACGTGTTCGCCGCCGGAGGCCGTACGCGCGGTGCCTCCGGGGACGTCCGCGGCGGCATCGAGGACGAGTGGGGCGACACCGGCACCGGCGACGGCATCGACGGCACCGGCGGGGCGGACACCACCGGTGACGCCGACGCGGCCGACGATCCGTACGGGATCAAGAAGGGCGGCAAGGGGCGGACCTTCACCGGTGTCGCCGCCGCGGCCGTGACGACCGTACTCGCCGTGATCGTGGCCGGTCAGGTCGCCGATCAGAAGAACGCGGGCAAGGACGTCCAGGCCAAGAGCGAGGGCGACCGGCCGGCCGACGTCGACGCCGCCTCGCGCTCGCACCCCCGCCCCACCCCGGAAGCGGTCCCCGCCTCGTACGACGCGAAGATGGCGCGGTCCTACCCGATGGACGAGAAGCTGACCGCCTCGGGGAAGTTCACCCCCACGGGTGGTGACGCCAAGGCTCCCGGGCGCGGAAAGGTGATGCGCTACCGGGTGGACATCGAAGAGGGACTGGACCTGGACGGCCAGTTGTTCGCCGACGCGGTGCACAAGACGCTGAACGACGACAGGAGCTGGGCACACGGCGGGCAGCGGACCTTCCAGCGGGTGGGCTCCGGCCACGCCGACTTCGTGATCACGCTGGCGAGCCCGGGGACGACCGCGAAGTGGTGCGCCAAATCGGGCCTGGACATCACCCAGGACAACGTCTCGTGCGACTCGGCGGCCACCGACCGCGTCATGATCAACGCGTACCGGTGGGCGCAGGGCGCGAAGACGTACGGCCCCGACAAGATGCACGCCTACCGGCAGATGCTCATCAACCACGAGGTCGGCCACCGACTGGGCCACAACCACCAGGGCTGTTCACGAAAAGGTGAACTGGCTCCCGTGATGATGCAGCAGACGAAGTTCCTCACGACGGACGGCGCGACCTGCCGCCCCAACGCCTGGCCGTACCCCACGGGGCGCTGA